In one Lolium rigidum isolate FL_2022 chromosome 3, APGP_CSIRO_Lrig_0.1, whole genome shotgun sequence genomic region, the following are encoded:
- the LOC124703647 gene encoding 1,2-dihydroxy-3-keto-5-methylthiopentene dioxygenase 4-like, with amino-acid sequence MALQVWMVGENGEDLKNPKEFLPVSKLEEIGVLYWHLDPKQSESEEELSKIRKDRGYSYMDLLDICPGKLENYEEKLKNFFREHMHADEEIRYCLEGGGYFDVRNKDDKWIRIWIKEGDMIVLPAGIYHRFTLDTANHVKLMRLFIGEPVWTAHNRPQEDHPVRQEYVKNLTDNAGLPLAAY; translated from the exons ATGGCTCTTCAG GTATGGATGGTGGGGGAGAATGGAGAGGACCTCAAGAACCCTAAGGAGTTCCTCCCCGTCTCCAAGCTCGAAG AGATTGGTGTGTTATACTGGCATTTGGATCCAAAGCAGTCAGAAAGTGAAGAAGAACTATCGAAAATCCGCAAAGACAGAGGATACAGCTACATG GATCTTCTTGACATATGCCCTGGCAAGTTGGAAAACTATGAGGAAAAGCTGAAGAACTTCTTCAGAGAGCACATGCATGCCGATGAAGAGATCCGTTACTGCTTGGAGGGTGGTGGGTACTTTGATGTACGCAACAAGGATGACAAGTGGATTCGGATTTGGATAAAAGAAGGTGATATGATCGTGCTGCCTGCCGGGATTTATCATCGGTTCACCCTTGACACCGCCAACCATGTAAAG CTCATGAGACTCTTCATCGGGGAGCCAGTCTGGACCGCGCACAACCGGCCTCAGGAGGACCATCCGGTCCGGCAAGAATATGTCAAGAACCTCACGGACAATGCTGGTCTTCCTCTCGCAGCATACTGA